The window GTTAGGTGTAAGTGAAACGGCATTCGCACCGAAGCAAAACGTGACAAGGGCTGAGTTTGCTGCCCTGATTACCCGTGCATTCGGAATAGAAGCTTCGAACCCGGTTGCATTCAAGGATGTTGATCCGACCAAAGGATACGCTGCTTCCATTGCCGCAGCGTACGAAGCAGGAATCGTAACCGGAAGAAGTATAGCTACCTTTGCACCGGAGGAAACGATAAGCCGGGAAGAAATGGCGGTTATGATCTATAAAGCGTACCTGTTTCATACACGACAGAATGCCGCCTCTGAAGAAATGAGTAATTTCAAAGATGCCGGCACTGTTAGCAGCTGGGCCGCTAATTCGATCGGTGCTGCACAGAAGCTTGGCTTAATCAGCGGCCGCGGAAATCAATTATTCATGCCGCATGAACAAGTAAACCGCGCAGAAAGTGCACAAATTATTTCGCTTTTGCTTGATAAAGTAAATAAATAACTGGTGAGGAGAAGGCCGGGAGCATGGCGGAGTAATCTTACGCCGTGGCTCCGGCTTTCTCTGCATCACTGTAAGCACGCTAAGCCAACGCAAAGCCAACGCAAAGCCAACGCAAAGCTAAAGGAGGAATGATTAATGAAGGAATTTTTTTATCGTCCGGAGAACGCATGGGTAGGGGATGTTATCCCCTATTATGAAGACGGGGAATTTAAACTCTTTTACCTGCATGGCTGGAGAGAGAATTACCGAGAGGGAATGGATCAAGGCTGGCATTTGCTTGGAACAGAGGATTTGGTGAATTTTAGGGAAGACGGGGCCTGCAGGATCGAAGGCGGGACCGGACATATTCTCAAAGTGGATGATGTCTATCATATGTTCTACTGTATTTTTCCTGAAGGCAAACAGTTCGCCTGCCATGCCATCAGCAAGGATCTGCGGTCATGGGAGCCAGTTCCAGAAGACACTTTTGGTCCGGATGGGGAAATTTATGAACTAGCTGACTGGCGTGATCCCTTTGTATTCTGGAATGAGGAAGAAGGGCAATACTGGATGCTGATTGCAGCCCTGAAAAAGGGGCCGACGAGCCGTAAAGGCTGTACCGGTCTGCTGTCGTCCAAAGACTTGAAGCAATGGGAATACAGGGAACCTTTATACGCACCAAACCTGCATGTAGGAGCACACGAGTGCCCGGACTTGTTCCGGATAGGAGACTGGTGGTATCTGGTCTATTCTTCTTATACGGGGCGTTTCGGCACCTTTTACCGGATGAGCCGTTCTTTGAACGGACCTTGGATGACTCCGCAGGAAGAAGCGTTTGACGGAAGGGCTTATTATGCGGCTAAGTCTGTATCCGACAGCCAGAAACGTTATTTATTCGGCTGGAATCCGACGAAAAATGACGATCTGTTCGGCTGGAACCCACCAAAGTCCACCGGCAAGGATTACGATACTTGGGACTGGGGCGGCAATCTGATTGTGCATGAAATCTTTCAGCGTCCGGATGGTACCCTTGGAGTAAAAGTACCCGAAACGGTTGACTCCGCCTTTGGTACACAGGTGCCCGCGACCTTTGAGGGAATCGTCGGAGACTGGTTAATTTCGGATAACTTGCTTCACTGTGAATCTCCTTATGCCTTCGCCGGTTGTATATCGCAGGAGGAACTGCCCGGATTGTGCAAGGTTTCTGCAGCCGTACGATTCTCCGGGGCGACCCAAGGGTTGGGTTTTATGCTTCGGGCTGAGGAAAGTCTGGATTTTGCCTATTACCTATCGCTGGAGCCCCAGCGCAGCCGGATCACCTTTCGTGGACCGGTTATGCAATCAGAAGAAGGAGGCAAAACCTTCCCATACGAGGTGGAGCTGGAACGCCCGTTACAGTTACTGCCGGAACAGGAATATGAGCTGAAGATATTCATTGATGGCACCATTTGCGAAATTTATATCGGCGGGGAGGTGGCGATGAGCGCCAGAATGTACGATATTCAGCATGGAAAGCTTGCCGTGTTTGTTAGCCAGGGTACTGCGGAGTTTAGCCGGGTTAAGATCGAAAGGGTATAAGAGAACTGTCCCATTTGCAGAGAAACCTGCTTATGGGATTTTGACTTTATTCTAACCTTCTTCGAATTTGGGTATATCACCGTATTCTTTACCGAAGTCCTCCATCTTTTCAAGGATGGGAAGTAATTTGATACCCTTGTCAGTTAACGAATACTCTACGCGCGGAGGAACTTCCGGGTATACTTCACGTTTAATGACCCCATCGTTCTCAAGCTCCCTAAGCTGATTGGTAAGCGAACCTTGTGATAACCCTCCAAGAAATTTTTTTATATCCGTATAACGGCGTGTTTCTCCTTTTAGAAACCATAAGATGAAATACTTCCAGCGTCCTGAAAGAACATTTTGGGTGAAGGCTATCGCATACATATCCTTTTTTTCATCCATAAATTCTTTGTCAAAGCCTTCGTTGCAAACCCTCATTGATATCACTCCTAGTCCGAGGGTACAAATAGTTGTACTATGTCCATTTATATTGCCCTCTTTGCAGTAGGACATAATGGCTTTATGATGTTGTCAACAAACCCAGAACTATTACGCATGTTCTTTTGGTTTTATATTTAGCAGTCTAATTAATATCATAACATAGAAAGTAGTTATTGCTTTCACAGGAAATTCAAGACTAAAACTTTCGATATTAGACGGGAAATCTTACTGTTCCTACACCTGAAGAAGCTAAAATCAGGAAAGAAATAAAGAACGTTTTGTCCTTGGAAGTGCGAAACAAGAGTTCAACATAAATTAGTATGGCACCTCAAAATCATAGTGATATAGTTTCGCCCTGCTAAATAACCTTCAAGGGATGAGGAATGAATGACAGATCAACTGGATTGTGATATTCGTCAGTCGTTAGATCGGATCTCCTCCTGCTTTTCAAAATTCAATAAATGGAGCTGGTATACATGAGTAAAAAAATACGAACCGGAATTATAGGCGGATCAATTAATAACGGATGGGCGAGAGGCACACATATTCCGGCTATTGAGCATCTGAATGAGTTTGAGCTTACGGCAGTTGGGACAAGTAATAGCGAGAGTGCGAAGAAGAGCGCAGAAGCTTTCCATGCAGATCACGGGTTTGATAATATGGAGGATTTGGCAGAGCATCCTGATGTGGACATGTTAGTGGTTAGTATTAACGTCAAGGAACATTATAATGCCGTTAAAGCTGTTGCTCCTGCGGGAAAACCGATATATTGTGAATGGCCACTTGGATCAAATACCGGCGAGGCGCTTGAAATGCAGGAGTGGGCGGCGTCCAGCCAGTTACCAAATGCAATTGGATTACAGGCCAGACAGGCCCCTGCCATCAATTATGTGAAAGATTTATTGGTTGAAGGCTATGTGGGAAAAGTCTTGTCAGCCAATTTAAAGGTAGCTTTGGATGGAATGGGAGGAGTGGCTGACAAAGCTACTGCGTACTTATTTGATCGGAAGATAGGCGGGAATTTGCTCACTATTGTAGGCGGACATAATCTGGATGCATTTACCTACATGCTTGGGGACTTTACTGAACTTTCTGCAGTTACGGCACAACAGTTTTCTGAAGTCGAACTGGCGGATATCCGCAAAGTTATAAAGAAGACGACGGATGATCAAATACTGATTACAGGAAAATTGACGAACGGTGCGGCAGCCAGCGTTCATATTCAAGGCGGAGTCAAACATCAGACAGGACTCAGACTTGAAATCTTTGGAGACAAGGGCACGATCGTGCTGAGTGCGCCTGCCTCGATTCAATTCGGATCACATAAATTACAGGGAGCAGGGCCTGAGGACCATGAATTGCAGGAATTAACTATTCCCGAATCATATTACTGGGTACCGGATTCCCTTAAAAATGACTCCGGATTTGTTCTGAATATCGCTCAGGCTTACCATAAGTTTGCCCGAGACATCCGTGAAGGAACATCCTTGGCACCAAGTTTCACAGATGCGGTCAAACTTCATCAGTTACTTGATGCAGTGGAGCATGCTGCACAAACTGGAGAACGGCAGTATTTATAACTGGACCATCTAAGATACACAAGTTCTATTAAAGTGATAATGACATGCATGAAGCTAAAAGGCTGCCGGGATTTTCTCGGCAGTCTTAGTTTTAAATCAGGAATAGTTTAGTTTTATTTTATTTATTACCACTTACGGCATCTGTAACGCGATAGGGGATCAAATCCATATAGGGTTTTATAGAACGATGCATAATTCCCTCATTTACAGCAAATACCAACATGAGGGGGATGCCGCATGGAACAGCAAACAACCAACAAACAGTTAGAACCAGAAATGCTGTATCCGGATCTTGCGTACAACATAGAACGGATGCAGCTGGAGTTCCTGAATTGTTCAGATATAATGTACCGGAATTGCAGCATCGGGGGACTAAACCGGGCGACACTCATTTATGTGGATGGGATGTGTGATGTCCAGGCCGTGGATGAATTTGTGCTGCAGCCGCTAATCGAGCATTTTCGCAGAAGCTCTATGGTGGATGAAGGCAGAGCTGCTGAGCTGAAAGAGATTTTTATTCCGACACTGAAAATTCGTATCGTATTTCAAACGAAGGAAGTCATCCAAGCGGTCCTGCGCGGTGAAACGGCAATATTCACGGAGGGCAATGCCTTTGTGATGCTGGCCGACCTGATCAAAATGGAGAAACGTGCGATAGAGGAAGCCACCTCGGAGAAGGTAGTCCGTGGTCCGCGGGATGCGTTCATGGAGACGCTGCGGACCAATACCTCCCTGCTCCGGCGGCGTCTCCGTTCCTCCAAGTTGAAGCTGGAAAGTATGACGCTGGGCAGCCTCACGGAAACGGATATTGTGATCGGCTACATGGAAGGCATTGTGAAGGAAAGTCTGGTCAAAGAAGTGAGAGCCCGTCTGCAGAAAATCCAAATCGACGGGATCATTCATTCCAGCAATATCGAAGAATTTATTGAGGATAATGTGTTCTCTCCGTTTCCGCAGATTCAGAATACGGAGCGGCCAGATGTGGCGGTCTCCAGTCTGCTTGAAGGCAAAGTCATTATTATCACGGACAATACGCCGTTTGTGCTCATTTTACCAATGACCTATTGGTCCGGACTGCAGGCTGTAGACGATTATTCGGACAGATTTATGTACGCTACCTTTGTGCGCTGGATCAGGTATACCTTCGTGCATATTTCACTCTTGCTGCCTTCTCTGTACGTGGCATTGACTACTTACCATCTGCAGGTGATCCCCACTTCACTAGTGGTCAGCATTGCCTCTGCCAGAGAAGGTGTTCCGCTTCCGGCAGTTATCGAGGCTCTAATTATGGAGTTTATTTTTGAGGGCCTGCGTGAAGCCGGAATCCGGCTGCCCCAGCAGGTTGGTCCTGCAGTCAGTATTGCCGGAGCACTTGTTATTGGACAAGCGGTAGTAGCAGCGGGAATCATATCCACACCAATGGTGATCATCGTTTCTCTGACGGGAGTCGCTTCTTTTGCTTTTCCTCTGTATAACCTGGGAACTGCCTACCGGATGCTCAGATTCCCTTTACTGGTCATAGCCGGAGTACTTGGTTTCTATGGTATTGTTTTATTTCTCATCGCGCTCTCGGTGCATATGGTAACGCTGAAGCCCTTTGGTGTGCCTTATATGGCACCTTATGCGCCCATGTCGACCGGCAATCTGAACGATGTGCTTGTACGTGCGCCTAAACCCAGGATGCGCAAACTGTTGCCTTGGCTGACCAATGGCAAGTCCGAACGGTTCCCCAAACGTACCAAATAACAGGCAAGAAAGGGATATGGGCGTATGTTCAAGAAACTAATAGTGATATTCGTCGCCTTGTCGCTTGTTCTCACCGGATGTTGGGATCGTCAGGAATTGAACGACCAGGCGATTATTCTGGGCTGGGGGATGGATCTCTTAGAGGATGGCCAATATCTGGCGACAGCCAATCTCGTGCTTCCGCTTGCCTCCAAAACGGGAGGGCAGCAAGGCGGGGAACAGGGGGGCCGTTCCGGCTTCATGACGGAGACTGCTTACGGCAAAAACAACAGGGATGCCGAACAGAATATGCAAAGAAAGCTATCGCGGGTGCTTTTCCCGGGGCACCGGCGGAATATCTTTATCGGGGAGAAGCTTGCGGAACACGGTGTTTTTTCGATCCTGGACGAGTATGGCAGAAGTCCGATGGTACGCCCGAGAGCGAATATTTTTGTCGTCAGGAAGGCAACTGCGCAGGAGGCGATGAGCCTGGCATATCAATTGGAGACCAATCCGGCGATTGCCGTGCAGAAAATTCAGGAGAAGAGCGGGGCACCGATCAGCCGGTCACTGCTGGACTTTTTTATCTCGGCCAACGGGACCGGCTGTGGAATTATGCCTGCGCTCACCATCTTGCCGCCGGAAGTGAAGATTGACAAAAAGAGTAAAAATGACAGCCCGCCGCAAACGACTCTCGGGATATACGGGGCTGCTGTTTTTAACGGTCAGCTGAAGCTGGCAGGGTACCTGAAATATGATGAATACTGGGTCAGACTATGGATTGCAAACAAGCTGGTATTCCGGACTTTCACTACTATCATCAATGCTGTGGATGCGGATAAACCAGGCGGGGCGGTAGAGGATGCCCTCTCAGGAGCAACCAGTGGCAAAACGGTGACTGTCAGTGTGGACAGCTTCAAGAGTGATATTACGCCCATATTCAGCGGAGCCCTGCCAAGGTTTCGAATCCTACTGGAAGGCAAGGGATACATTGAAGAGAATAACTCCCCGCTGAATCTCTCAAAGCCGGCAAATGTTAAGAAAGTAGAAGCCCGGATGAACCAATATCTTGAAGAGAAGATCAGAAGAGTCGTCACGAAAGTGCAAAAGGACTTCAAATGCGATATCTTTGGATTCGGAGATACGATTCACCACCGTCATCCTTACCGTTGGAAGAAGCTTGCTGCTGACTGGGAGACGATATTTCCGGACATCGATCTGGACATCACCGTAAAGCTAAATCTGACCGGAACGGGGCTTACAGGAGAATCCCTACTCCCGACGAGAGAAGGCGGTGAAGAGTAGATGAAGATCAACAACCGCCAGCTGTTCTGGATGATCTTGATGCTGGAGATCGGAATCAACCTGCTGATCACGATGACAGCGACGATTCAGAGTGCCAAGCAAGATTCATGGATCTCCTATATTCTGGCTGGGATCATGGGGCTGGTCATTACTTATGTTGCCGCCAAGCTCAGCTCTCGATATCCCCGGCAGACCTTGATAGAGTATAGCGTGGCGATTCTGGGGAAATGGGCCGGCAAGCTGATTGTGATCCCGTTTTTCCTCCAGTGGTTCTGGGTGATGAGCCTGATTCTGCGTGATGAGTTCCTGTTCATCCGGTTGAGTGTCCTCTATAAGACACCTGCCTGGGTGATCATCGGAACGATGATTGGAGTGGTGTTCTATACAGTGTACCATGGCGGGGTTGAAGCGATCGGCAGGGTCAGTGAGCTGTGGGGGCCTATCCTGATGGTTATTCTTGTACTCACCTTTGGCTTAACCGCCAATAATCTCAACTGGTCGATGCTCCTGCCCGTATATGCTGATACCGGACCCTGGCCTATTGTGGAAGGAGCGCTTGCGCCG of the Paenibacillus pedocola genome contains:
- a CDS encoding spore germination protein, with product MEQQTTNKQLEPEMLYPDLAYNIERMQLEFLNCSDIMYRNCSIGGLNRATLIYVDGMCDVQAVDEFVLQPLIEHFRRSSMVDEGRAAELKEIFIPTLKIRIVFQTKEVIQAVLRGETAIFTEGNAFVMLADLIKMEKRAIEEATSEKVVRGPRDAFMETLRTNTSLLRRRLRSSKLKLESMTLGSLTETDIVIGYMEGIVKESLVKEVRARLQKIQIDGIIHSSNIEEFIEDNVFSPFPQIQNTERPDVAVSSLLEGKVIIITDNTPFVLILPMTYWSGLQAVDDYSDRFMYATFVRWIRYTFVHISLLLPSLYVALTTYHLQVIPTSLVVSIASAREGVPLPAVIEALIMEFIFEGLREAGIRLPQQVGPAVSIAGALVIGQAVVAAGIISTPMVIIVSLTGVASFAFPLYNLGTAYRMLRFPLLVIAGVLGFYGIVLFLIALSVHMVTLKPFGVPYMAPYAPMSTGNLNDVLVRAPKPRMRKLLPWLTNGKSERFPKRTK
- a CDS encoding GerAB/ArcD/ProY family transporter, coding for MKINNRQLFWMILMLEIGINLLITMTATIQSAKQDSWISYILAGIMGLVITYVAAKLSSRYPRQTLIEYSVAILGKWAGKLIVIPFFLQWFWVMSLILRDEFLFIRLSVLYKTPAWVIIGTMIGVVFYTVYHGGVEAIGRVSELWGPILMVILVLTFGLTANNLNWSMLLPVYADTGPWPIVEGALAPVSLLGEAVLLMMLFPFVEHPGKETRKALLLAVGFSSVLLLLGVLWVLMTFGPEVSGRLQFPFFEMVKLVYLMEFIQNMDIFVMAIWLVSIFVKLSIVMFITSYGVAQWAGKTRSWKKILWGVAPVTFILTMLVITLNPPAGLLLKSVWIRYVLPVNMVAIPLFLLAVSSIKAKVKQ
- a CDS encoding glycoside hydrolase family 32 protein, which translates into the protein MKEFFYRPENAWVGDVIPYYEDGEFKLFYLHGWRENYREGMDQGWHLLGTEDLVNFREDGACRIEGGTGHILKVDDVYHMFYCIFPEGKQFACHAISKDLRSWEPVPEDTFGPDGEIYELADWRDPFVFWNEEEGQYWMLIAALKKGPTSRKGCTGLLSSKDLKQWEYREPLYAPNLHVGAHECPDLFRIGDWWYLVYSSYTGRFGTFYRMSRSLNGPWMTPQEEAFDGRAYYAAKSVSDSQKRYLFGWNPTKNDDLFGWNPPKSTGKDYDTWDWGGNLIVHEIFQRPDGTLGVKVPETVDSAFGTQVPATFEGIVGDWLISDNLLHCESPYAFAGCISQEELPGLCKVSAAVRFSGATQGLGFMLRAEESLDFAYYLSLEPQRSRITFRGPVMQSEEGGKTFPYEVELERPLQLLPEQEYELKIFIDGTICEIYIGGEVAMSARMYDIQHGKLAVFVSQGTAEFSRVKIERV
- a CDS encoding Gfo/Idh/MocA family protein; its protein translation is MSKKIRTGIIGGSINNGWARGTHIPAIEHLNEFELTAVGTSNSESAKKSAEAFHADHGFDNMEDLAEHPDVDMLVVSINVKEHYNAVKAVAPAGKPIYCEWPLGSNTGEALEMQEWAASSQLPNAIGLQARQAPAINYVKDLLVEGYVGKVLSANLKVALDGMGGVADKATAYLFDRKIGGNLLTIVGGHNLDAFTYMLGDFTELSAVTAQQFSEVELADIRKVIKKTTDDQILITGKLTNGAAASVHIQGGVKHQTGLRLEIFGDKGTIVLSAPASIQFGSHKLQGAGPEDHELQELTIPESYYWVPDSLKNDSGFVLNIAQAYHKFARDIREGTSLAPSFTDAVKLHQLLDAVEHAAQTGERQYL
- a CDS encoding winged helix-turn-helix transcriptional regulator: MRVCNEGFDKEFMDEKKDMYAIAFTQNVLSGRWKYFILWFLKGETRRYTDIKKFLGGLSQGSLTNQLRELENDGVIKREVYPEVPPRVEYSLTDKGIKLLPILEKMEDFGKEYGDIPKFEEG
- a CDS encoding Ger(x)C family spore germination protein, translating into MFKKLIVIFVALSLVLTGCWDRQELNDQAIILGWGMDLLEDGQYLATANLVLPLASKTGGQQGGEQGGRSGFMTETAYGKNNRDAEQNMQRKLSRVLFPGHRRNIFIGEKLAEHGVFSILDEYGRSPMVRPRANIFVVRKATAQEAMSLAYQLETNPAIAVQKIQEKSGAPISRSLLDFFISANGTGCGIMPALTILPPEVKIDKKSKNDSPPQTTLGIYGAAVFNGQLKLAGYLKYDEYWVRLWIANKLVFRTFTTIINAVDADKPGGAVEDALSGATSGKTVTVSVDSFKSDITPIFSGALPRFRILLEGKGYIEENNSPLNLSKPANVKKVEARMNQYLEEKIRRVVTKVQKDFKCDIFGFGDTIHHRHPYRWKKLAADWETIFPDIDLDITVKLNLTGTGLTGESLLPTREGGEE